The Medicago truncatula cultivar Jemalong A17 chromosome 4, MtrunA17r5.0-ANR, whole genome shotgun sequence genome includes a region encoding these proteins:
- the LOC112420811 gene encoding uncharacterized protein, whose product MDGQGATRPNESFQGECEIAGTILPVLFDTGATHSFISMDYVERLKLSTSPLPFDLMVTTTADKIVTVDTACMLCAITILDKKFLVNLICLPLKNLVVILGMDWLSYHYIMLDCGRKLVIFPDSGLAKFLTAYHVKVSLKDGNQEYTALASVEVTNWNAVEDIPIVKEFVDVFPSDVPELPPIRETEFSIDLHPGTGPISIAPYRMSPSELSELKG is encoded by the coding sequence ATGGATGGACAAGGTGCCACTCGTCCGAATGAGTCCTTTCAAGGAGAATGTGAGATTGCAGGTACTATTTTACCCGTCCTTTTTGATACTGGAGCCACGCATTCATTTATTTCTATGGATTATGTGGAACGTTTGAAATTGTCTACTTCCCCTTTACCGTTTGATTTGATGGTTACCACTACGGCTGACAAAATTGTGACAGTAGATACTGCTTGTATGCTTTGTGCTATAACTATTCTAGATAAGAAGTTTCTCGTTAATTTAATATGTTTACCCCTGAAAAATCTTGTTGTCATCCTTGGAATGGATTGGTTATCATATCACTACATTATGTTGGACTGTGGCCGTAAATTGGTGATTTTTCCGGACTCAGGTTTGGCTAAATTCTTAACTGCATATCATGTCAAAGTTTCGTTGAAAGATGGAAATCAGGAGTACACGGCTTTGGCTAGTGTGGAAGTGACAAATTGGAATGCAGTGGAGGATATACCGATAGTCAAGGAGTTTGTAGATGTTTTTCCGTCTGATGTTCCAGAATTACCTCCAATAAGGGAGACAGAATTTTCCATTGACCTACATCCGGGAACTGGCCCAATCTCTATTGCACCTTATCGCATGTCTCCCTCAGAATTAAGTGAACTTAAAGGATAG